From Phycisphaerae bacterium, the proteins below share one genomic window:
- the lepA gene encoding translation elongation factor 4, with protein sequence MEIDRLRNFSIIAHIDHGKSTLADRILLRCGAITEREFREQFLDDMDLEREMGITIKANRACLAYEYAGRSDATSRKPQVYSLNLIDTPGHVDFHYEVSRALAACEGVLLLVDASQGIQAQTLANAYKAIEAGLTIIPVINKIDLPSARPEDIALEVEQVLSIPADDAVFASAKTGQGVEEILAAIVERIPQPTGDREKPLKAMIYDAKVDPHRGVVCHVRLVDGSVKKGDKIRLMAAGRTYQVSDVGIFAPKITSQAELSAGQVGYLFAGIKTIHDVTIGDTITLDSHPCDGALPGYKPPQRMVFCDFYPGPGTTSPQLREAMETLWLNDSSFNFTPAASAALGVGFRCGFLGLLHMKIIQERLERESEVDLVQTAPTVGFEILFTDGAVRVIESPADMPSPDQIAEIREPYVRTEIIVPARYIGNVMQLSEERRGKHKRTEYLSPDRVVLTYEFPLAEVIYDYYDRLKSVTSGYGTMDYELIGYRADDLVKLNILVNGAPVDALSIIVHRSRAESRGRRLIMRLKKEISRHLFEIPIQAAIGGKIIARETIKPVRKDVTAKCYGGDVSRKRKLLEKQKEGKKRMKQVGSVAIPQAAFMAVLDSSDE encoded by the coding sequence GTGGAAATCGACCGCCTCCGAAACTTCTCCATTATCGCGCACATCGATCACGGCAAGAGCACGCTGGCGGATCGGATTTTGCTGCGCTGCGGGGCCATTACGGAGCGTGAGTTCCGCGAGCAGTTCCTCGACGACATGGATCTGGAGCGGGAGATGGGCATCACCATCAAGGCCAATCGCGCCTGTCTCGCCTATGAGTATGCCGGCAGAAGCGATGCCACGAGCCGAAAACCTCAAGTCTATTCCCTGAACCTCATCGATACCCCCGGCCACGTCGATTTTCACTATGAAGTCAGCCGGGCGCTCGCCGCCTGCGAAGGCGTGCTGCTCCTCGTCGACGCCAGCCAGGGTATTCAGGCCCAGACCCTCGCCAATGCCTACAAGGCCATCGAAGCCGGCCTGACGATTATTCCGGTCATCAATAAGATCGATCTCCCTTCCGCCCGACCCGAGGATATTGCCCTGGAGGTCGAACAGGTACTGAGTATTCCGGCGGATGACGCCGTTTTTGCATCCGCAAAGACCGGTCAGGGCGTCGAAGAGATTCTCGCCGCCATCGTCGAGCGAATCCCGCAGCCGACGGGCGATCGCGAAAAGCCGCTCAAGGCGATGATCTACGACGCCAAAGTCGATCCGCATCGGGGCGTGGTGTGCCACGTTCGCCTGGTGGACGGCTCGGTAAAAAAGGGCGACAAGATTCGGCTGATGGCCGCCGGACGGACATATCAGGTCAGCGACGTCGGTATCTTCGCGCCGAAGATCACCAGCCAGGCCGAACTCTCCGCGGGCCAGGTCGGCTATCTCTTCGCGGGGATCAAGACGATCCACGACGTCACGATCGGCGACACCATTACGCTGGACAGCCACCCTTGCGACGGCGCGCTGCCCGGCTACAAGCCGCCGCAGCGGATGGTCTTTTGCGATTTTTATCCCGGCCCCGGCACGACCAGCCCGCAACTTCGCGAAGCGATGGAGACCCTCTGGCTCAACGACTCCAGCTTCAATTTCACCCCCGCCGCCAGCGCCGCGCTGGGCGTCGGCTTCCGCTGCGGCTTTCTCGGCCTCTTGCATATGAAGATCATTCAGGAGCGGCTGGAGCGTGAGAGCGAAGTCGACTTGGTGCAGACCGCGCCGACCGTCGGTTTCGAAATCCTCTTTACAGACGGGGCTGTGCGGGTAATTGAATCGCCGGCGGACATGCCATCGCCGGACCAGATCGCCGAGATTCGCGAGCCGTACGTGCGGACCGAGATCATCGTCCCGGCGAGGTACATTGGAAACGTAATGCAGCTCAGCGAGGAGCGGCGCGGCAAGCACAAGCGGACGGAGTACCTGTCGCCCGACCGCGTCGTGTTGACCTATGAATTCCCACTCGCGGAGGTGATCTACGATTACTACGACCGGCTCAAGAGCGTCACCAGCGGCTATGGGACGATGGATTACGAGCTGATCGGCTATCGGGCGGATGATCTGGTCAAGCTCAATATCCTTGTGAACGGCGCGCCGGTCGATGCGTTAAGTATCATCGTTCACCGTTCGAGGGCGGAAAGCCGTGGGCGGCGGCTCATTATGCGGCTCAAGAAGGAGATCAGCCGGCACCTGTTTGAGATTCCCATCCAAGCGGCGATCGGGGGGAAGATTATCGCCCGCGAGACGATCAAGCCGGTGCGTAAGGACGTGACGGCCAAGTGTTACGGCGGCGACGTGTCGCGGAAGCGGAAGCTGCTGGAGAAGCAAAAAGAGGGCAAGAAGCGGATGAAGCAGGTGGGCAGTGTGGCCATCCCCCAGGCGGCGTTCATGGCGGTGCTCGATTCGTCGGACGAATAG